From Amphritea atlantica, a single genomic window includes:
- the aceF gene encoding dihydrolipoyllysine-residue acetyltransferase — protein sequence MSTVNITVPDIGGYADVDVVEICVAVGDTVVEGDSLIVLETDKASMEVPSTHAGTVKEILVEADGTCNEGQAIVVLDTGLVVDEVAPVAAASAAEAAPAPVAAEPAPAAAPAAAPAASAVEKILVPDLSGATDVDVVEVLVKDGDTVAEGDSLLVLETDKASMEVPAPKAGVVVSIKIKEGDTTNEGDHLCDLQIEGVAPAAAAPAPAAEAPVAAPAAAPAPAPVAGGVEDVLIPDLSGASDVDVVEVLVKDGDTVAEGDSVIVLETDKASMEVPAPKAGVVKSMKIKEGDQVNEGQLMMQLEVAGGSAPAAAPAAAPAPAAASAPAATPAKAAAPAPAATGTVDREALEKKNKNVHAGPAVRATAREFGVDLSLVSGTGPRGRILKEDVQAYVKGALKQLAEKPAAAAVTGGSGIPAIPEVDFSQFGEIEIEKMSKIHKLTAANMSRCWLNIPHVTQFDKADITDLETFRAEMKEEAARNGVKLTPLPFMLKAIAIALKAHPKFNASLHADGEHIVYKKYVNIGMAVDTPNGLMVPVIKDADKKSIYELSLEATELAGKAKDRKLKPAEMQGACFTISSLGGIGGTGFTPIVNAPEVAILGISKADIEPRWNGKEFEPRKMLPLCLSYDHRAINGSDAGRFLTYLNQLLSDVRRMVM from the coding sequence GTGAGTACTGTAAACATTACGGTTCCTGATATTGGTGGTTACGCAGACGTAGATGTTGTTGAGATCTGTGTAGCGGTTGGTGACACTGTGGTTGAGGGCGATTCACTGATCGTTCTGGAAACCGACAAGGCATCGATGGAGGTGCCATCTACCCACGCGGGTACAGTGAAAGAGATTCTGGTTGAAGCGGACGGCACCTGTAACGAAGGCCAGGCGATTGTTGTACTGGACACCGGTTTGGTGGTTGACGAGGTTGCGCCGGTGGCAGCAGCATCTGCTGCTGAAGCGGCTCCTGCGCCAGTGGCTGCCGAGCCCGCGCCTGCAGCAGCGCCTGCAGCAGCGCCTGCGGCCAGTGCGGTTGAGAAAATTCTGGTGCCTGATCTGAGTGGTGCCACCGATGTTGATGTGGTTGAAGTCCTGGTTAAGGACGGCGACACCGTTGCCGAAGGTGACTCCCTGCTCGTACTGGAAACCGATAAAGCATCGATGGAAGTGCCTGCACCGAAAGCCGGTGTAGTAGTATCGATAAAGATCAAAGAGGGTGATACCACCAATGAAGGTGATCACCTGTGCGACCTGCAGATTGAGGGGGTAGCCCCCGCTGCAGCCGCTCCTGCCCCGGCAGCAGAAGCGCCGGTTGCGGCGCCTGCTGCAGCTCCCGCCCCCGCTCCGGTTGCTGGCGGTGTTGAGGATGTTCTGATTCCTGATCTGAGCGGCGCCAGCGATGTTGATGTCGTTGAAGTCCTGGTTAAGGACGGCGATACCGTTGCCGAAGGTGACTCTGTGATCGTGCTGGAAACCGATAAGGCCTCCATGGAAGTGCCTGCACCGAAAGCGGGTGTGGTTAAATCCATGAAGATCAAAGAGGGTGACCAGGTCAACGAAGGTCAGTTGATGATGCAACTGGAAGTGGCGGGTGGTTCAGCTCCTGCGGCCGCTCCGGCAGCCGCTCCAGCGCCTGCGGCAGCATCTGCTCCGGCTGCGACTCCTGCGAAAGCGGCGGCCCCTGCACCTGCGGCAACGGGTACCGTTGATCGTGAAGCACTGGAGAAGAAAAACAAGAACGTTCATGCTGGTCCGGCCGTTCGTGCCACGGCCCGTGAGTTCGGTGTTGATCTCTCTCTGGTCAGCGGCACCGGTCCTCGGGGTCGAATCCTCAAAGAAGACGTTCAGGCCTATGTTAAAGGTGCGTTGAAGCAATTGGCTGAGAAGCCTGCTGCCGCAGCGGTTACCGGTGGTTCGGGTATCCCGGCGATTCCTGAAGTCGATTTCAGCCAGTTTGGTGAGATCGAAATTGAGAAGATGAGCAAGATCCACAAGCTGACCGCTGCCAACATGTCGCGCTGCTGGCTGAACATTCCACACGTGACTCAGTTTGATAAAGCTGATATCACCGATCTGGAAACGTTCCGTGCAGAGATGAAGGAAGAAGCAGCCCGCAATGGAGTGAAGCTGACACCGCTGCCGTTTATGCTGAAAGCGATCGCTATCGCGCTGAAAGCGCATCCGAAATTCAATGCTTCACTGCATGCCGATGGTGAACACATCGTCTACAAGAAGTATGTGAATATCGGTATGGCGGTTGACACGCCTAACGGCCTGATGGTTCCAGTTATTAAGGATGCCGATAAGAAGAGCATCTACGAGCTGTCTCTGGAAGCGACTGAGCTGGCCGGTAAAGCGAAAGACCGTAAACTCAAACCGGCAGAGATGCAGGGCGCTTGTTTTACAATTTCAAGCCTGGGTGGTATCGGCGGTACCGGCTTTACGCCGATCGTTAATGCCCCTGAAGTAGCTATTCTGGGTATTTCCAAAGCGGATATCGAACCGCGCTGGAACGGAAAAGAGTTTGAACCCCGTAAGATGTTGCCACTGTGCCTGTCTTACGATCACCGCGCCATCAACGGCAGTGATGCGGGTCGATTCCTGACCTACCTGAACCAGCTGCTGAGCGATGTTCGTCGCATGGTAATGTAA
- the aceE gene encoding pyruvate dehydrogenase (acetyl-transferring), homodimeric type, translating into MTRIVEKGKVQEFIDDIDPIETSEWLEALESVAKNEGEERAHYLLKKLGEKASDMGVSSGTTLTTPYRNTITSKDEVRMPGDLFMERRIRSFIRWNAMAMVMRANDNADGLGGHISSFSSSATLYDIGFNYFFHGSEGDREGDLVFFQGHISPGIYSRAYLEGRLTEEQMDNFRREVDGVGLSSYPHPWLMPDFWQFPTVSMGLGPIQAIYQAHVMRYLSARDLINRGERKVWAFLGDGECDEPESLGAISLAGREQLENLVFVVNCNLQRLDGPVRGNGKIVQELEGVFRGAGWNVIKCLWGRHWDPLFENDEKGLLQKRMDEVCDGELQNYKANGGAYTREHFFGKYPELLEMVKDLSDDDIMNLNRGGHDPYKVYAAYHEAMNHKGQPTVILAQTVKGYGTGKSGQAKNDTHSMKKVAMDDLKDFRDHHNIPLTDEQLKEVPYYRPSPDSAEMKYMMDRRNKLGGVYPTRRSDFDALEIPPLDTFAAQLKDSGKREMSTQMVLNRVMSTLVKDKNVGERVVPIVPDEARTFGMEGMFRQLGIYTSAGQRYVPHDSDQIMFYKESKTGQILEEGINEAGAMSAWMACATSYSNNNCTMVPFYIYYSMFGFQRIMDLAWAAGDMQARGFLIGATSGRTTLNGEGLQHQDGHSHLMAQMIPNCVSYDPTFGYELTVIVQDGLKRMFQDKENKFYYITTMNENYAHPAMPVGAEEGIVKGMYALQEGKDSDKKVQLMGCGTILREVIAAADILRDEFGVESDIWSTTSINELRRDAQGVARWNMLHPEEEARTSYLAECLEGHDGPVIASTDYMRIYADQLREYIPRTYKVLGTDGFGRSDTREKLREFFEVNRYYVTVAALTALAEEGKIERTVVAKAMQKFGINPEKPAPWTV; encoded by the coding sequence ATGACAAGAATAGTGGAGAAAGGCAAAGTGCAAGAATTTATCGACGATATTGATCCTATTGAAACCAGTGAGTGGCTTGAGGCTCTAGAATCTGTAGCCAAAAATGAAGGCGAAGAGCGTGCTCACTACCTGTTAAAGAAGCTGGGTGAAAAAGCTTCTGATATGGGAGTTAGTTCAGGTACGACACTGACGACCCCATACCGCAATACCATTACATCGAAAGATGAAGTCCGTATGCCGGGCGACCTGTTTATGGAGCGTCGAATCCGCTCCTTTATCCGCTGGAACGCGATGGCGATGGTGATGCGTGCCAATGACAATGCCGACGGTCTCGGTGGTCATATCTCCAGTTTCTCCTCCTCTGCAACACTTTACGATATCGGTTTTAACTATTTCTTCCACGGTTCAGAAGGCGATCGCGAAGGTGATCTGGTGTTCTTCCAGGGGCATATCTCTCCGGGCATCTATTCCCGGGCCTACCTTGAAGGACGGCTGACTGAAGAGCAGATGGACAATTTCCGTCGCGAAGTGGATGGCGTTGGTTTGTCATCTTACCCGCACCCATGGCTGATGCCAGATTTCTGGCAGTTCCCAACTGTATCTATGGGGCTTGGACCAATTCAGGCGATCTATCAGGCGCACGTAATGCGTTACCTGTCAGCACGTGACCTGATCAACCGTGGTGAGCGTAAGGTATGGGCGTTCCTGGGTGACGGTGAGTGTGATGAACCGGAATCTCTGGGTGCTATCTCTCTGGCGGGCCGCGAGCAGCTGGAAAACCTGGTATTCGTGGTTAACTGTAACCTGCAGCGTCTGGATGGCCCGGTTCGGGGTAACGGCAAGATCGTACAGGAGCTTGAAGGTGTATTCCGCGGTGCTGGCTGGAACGTCATCAAATGTCTGTGGGGCCGTCACTGGGATCCACTGTTTGAAAATGATGAAAAAGGTCTGCTGCAGAAGCGCATGGATGAAGTCTGTGACGGTGAACTGCAGAACTATAAGGCTAACGGTGGTGCATATACCCGTGAGCATTTCTTCGGTAAATACCCTGAACTGCTGGAGATGGTTAAGGATCTGTCAGACGATGACATCATGAACCTGAACCGCGGCGGTCACGATCCTTATAAGGTATACGCCGCGTACCATGAAGCGATGAACCACAAGGGCCAGCCAACGGTTATTCTGGCTCAAACCGTTAAAGGTTACGGTACCGGTAAATCGGGTCAGGCGAAGAACGACACCCACTCCATGAAGAAAGTGGCAATGGACGATCTGAAAGATTTCCGTGACCACCACAATATTCCGCTGACCGATGAACAGTTGAAAGAGGTCCCTTACTACCGTCCATCTCCTGACTCCGCTGAGATGAAGTACATGATGGACCGTCGTAACAAACTGGGCGGTGTTTACCCAACCCGTCGCAGCGACTTCGATGCACTGGAAATACCACCGCTGGATACTTTTGCCGCGCAGCTGAAAGACAGCGGTAAGCGTGAGATGTCTACCCAGATGGTACTCAACCGTGTCATGAGCACGCTGGTGAAAGATAAGAATGTGGGCGAGCGGGTGGTACCGATTGTTCCGGATGAAGCCCGGACCTTCGGTATGGAAGGTATGTTCCGTCAGCTGGGTATCTACACCTCAGCCGGCCAGCGTTACGTTCCCCATGACTCTGATCAGATCATGTTCTACAAAGAGTCCAAGACCGGTCAGATTCTGGAAGAGGGTATTAACGAAGCGGGTGCGATGTCTGCGTGGATGGCCTGTGCGACCTCTTACAGCAACAACAACTGCACCATGGTGCCTTTCTACATCTATTACTCTATGTTCGGTTTCCAGCGGATTATGGACCTTGCCTGGGCTGCCGGTGATATGCAGGCCCGTGGCTTCCTGATCGGTGCAACCTCTGGCCGCACCACGCTGAACGGTGAAGGCCTGCAGCATCAGGATGGTCACTCTCACCTGATGGCGCAGATGATTCCGAACTGTGTCTCTTACGACCCGACCTTCGGCTACGAGCTGACCGTGATCGTACAGGATGGCCTGAAGCGGATGTTCCAGGACAAAGAGAACAAGTTCTACTACATCACCACCATGAACGAGAACTACGCTCACCCAGCCATGCCGGTGGGCGCTGAGGAAGGTATCGTTAAAGGTATGTACGCTCTGCAGGAAGGTAAAGATTCCGATAAGAAAGTACAGCTGATGGGTTGCGGTACCATTTTGCGCGAAGTAATCGCTGCTGCCGATATCCTGCGTGATGAGTTCGGAGTTGAATCTGATATCTGGAGCACAACCTCGATTAACGAACTGCGTCGTGATGCCCAGGGTGTCGCCCGCTGGAATATGCTGCACCCAGAGGAAGAGGCTCGCACCTCATACCTGGCCGAGTGTCTGGAAGGTCACGACGGTCCGGTCATCGCATCCACTGACTATATGCGTATCTATGCTGACCAGCTGCGTGAGTATATCCCACGCACCTATAAAGTACTGGGTACCGATGGTTTTGGTCGCTCCGATACCCGTGAAAAACTGCGTGAGTTCTTCGAAGTGAACCGTTACTACGTGACTGTTGCTGCACTGACTGCTCTGGCAGAAGAGGGCAAGATTGAGCGTACTGTTGTAGCCAAAGCGATGCAGAAGTTTGGCATAAACCCGGAAAAACCAGCCCCCTGGACTGTGTAA
- the pdhR gene encoding pyruvate dehydrogenase complex transcriptional repressor PdhR, whose amino-acid sequence MAYQRVKQPKISDVIMGQLEEMVLEGTLKPGQKLPPERELAKQFEVSRPSLREAIQKLAAKGVLVSRQGGGTYISDELGRAFSDPLLELFKTHPEAQYDLLEFRHALEGVSAYYAALRSTPADKEHIRSRYDALQDFHDRKEFDKEVYADVDFHLAIAESTHNMVLLHMMRALFSLLRQHIWENLEDIYPKTDIRSKIHQQHFVLMEAILAGEPEKARKAAHDHLAYVEDALLEQGRENTRLKRALRRADVTTL is encoded by the coding sequence ATGGCGTATCAGCGAGTGAAGCAACCCAAAATTTCGGATGTGATTATGGGGCAGCTGGAAGAGATGGTGCTGGAAGGCACGCTCAAGCCGGGTCAGAAGTTACCCCCGGAGCGGGAGCTGGCTAAACAGTTTGAAGTGTCCCGCCCTTCACTAAGAGAAGCGATTCAGAAGCTGGCGGCAAAGGGCGTTCTGGTGAGTCGTCAGGGGGGAGGAACCTATATTTCAGATGAACTGGGCAGGGCATTCTCCGATCCATTGCTGGAGCTGTTCAAGACCCATCCTGAAGCGCAGTATGACTTGCTGGAGTTTCGCCATGCACTGGAAGGAGTGTCTGCTTATTACGCGGCTCTGCGTAGTACTCCCGCAGATAAAGAGCATATCCGCTCCCGCTATGATGCTCTGCAGGATTTTCATGACCGTAAAGAGTTTGATAAGGAAGTGTATGCGGATGTCGACTTTCATCTGGCCATTGCCGAGTCGACTCATAATATGGTGTTGCTGCATATGATGCGGGCGCTGTTTAGTTTGCTGCGCCAGCATATCTGGGAAAACCTGGAAGATATCTATCCCAAAACGGATATCCGCAGCAAAATTCATCAACAGCATTTCGTGCTGATGGAAGCGATCCTGGCAGGGGAACCGGAGAAGGCCCGCAAAGCAGCCCATGATCATCTGGCCTATGTGGAAGATGCCCTGTTGGAGCAGGGAAGAGAGAACACCCGCCTTAAAAGAGCATTGCGTCGGGCTGATGTAACAACCCTGTAA
- a CDS encoding TRAP transporter substrate-binding protein: protein MNKFAKTLVSAAVITTAMTATTTAVQAADKVLLKTPIAFGSHLPALGTPIKWVSEQLPVMSDGSVKMKIYEPGKLVGAKEILGAVSSGKVNSGYATAGYWQGKIPAAALFSAVPFGPEAGEYMAWLYYGNGMKLYQEMYDSNGYNVKVIPCAIISPETSGWFKKEINTPEDLKGLNMRFFGLGASVMEKLGVSTSQLPGGEIFGALEKGAIDATEFSQPAIDQLLGLYKIAKYNYFPGWHQQATIFELLINKDTWNDMSKGQQAIVDNTCKASVTNAIAEGEAMQFDVMAKAKENGVNIRYWNDTMLKTFEEKWNEVVAEKTAEDPFFKKVWDDLSTFRKGYDLWESNAFLPRAKNN from the coding sequence ATGAATAAATTTGCAAAGACTCTGGTCTCTGCTGCTGTAATCACTACAGCTATGACGGCAACCACGACAGCAGTTCAGGCTGCGGACAAAGTACTTCTGAAGACACCTATCGCCTTCGGATCTCACCTGCCGGCACTGGGGACTCCAATTAAGTGGGTCTCTGAACAGTTGCCGGTTATGAGTGATGGTTCCGTTAAGATGAAAATCTACGAGCCGGGTAAACTGGTCGGTGCTAAAGAGATTCTCGGTGCCGTTTCATCCGGCAAAGTGAACTCAGGTTATGCCACTGCAGGTTACTGGCAGGGCAAGATCCCCGCAGCTGCACTATTCTCTGCTGTTCCATTCGGACCTGAAGCAGGCGAATATATGGCCTGGCTCTATTACGGCAACGGTATGAAGCTGTATCAGGAGATGTATGACTCCAACGGCTATAACGTCAAGGTTATCCCTTGCGCCATTATCTCTCCGGAAACATCTGGCTGGTTCAAAAAAGAGATCAATACACCTGAAGATCTGAAAGGTCTGAACATGCGTTTCTTTGGTCTGGGTGCATCCGTGATGGAGAAACTGGGTGTATCTACTTCCCAGCTGCCAGGCGGTGAGATCTTCGGCGCACTGGAGAAAGGTGCCATTGATGCGACCGAGTTCTCTCAGCCAGCGATCGACCAGCTTCTGGGTCTGTATAAAATTGCTAAATACAACTACTTCCCGGGCTGGCATCAGCAGGCAACCATCTTTGAGTTGCTGATCAATAAAGACACCTGGAACGACATGAGCAAAGGCCAGCAGGCCATTGTGGATAACACCTGTAAGGCATCCGTGACTAACGCAATTGCCGAAGGTGAAGCGATGCAGTTTGATGTGATGGCTAAAGCGAAGGAAAACGGCGTTAACATCCGTTACTGGAACGACACCATGCTGAAAACCTTTGAAGAGAAATGGAACGAAGTGGTCGCCGAGAAGACCGCTGAAGATCCATTCTTTAAGAAAGTGTGGGATGACCTGAGCACTTTCCGCAAAGGTTATGACCTGTGGGAATCTAACGCCTTCCTGCCGCGCGCTAAAAACAACTAA
- a CDS encoding TRAP transporter small permease subunit, with amino-acid sequence MNEPNSLPSVPLADSIDRAIQKIGHIIAWVYVILVLVIITQVILRKGFSSGLIVLEELEWHLYALGVMFGLSYAQTTNSHIRVDLFYSSFRAKTKHVIEILGILLLVLPFISVIFIHSLDFVAESYRINEHSESPSGLPYRWLVKSAIPASMLLLGVAVLSRLYRDTVLLFKGDNA; translated from the coding sequence GTGAACGAGCCTAACAGCCTGCCCTCTGTTCCCCTGGCGGACAGCATTGACCGGGCGATCCAGAAAATCGGCCATATAATCGCCTGGGTCTATGTAATTCTGGTTCTGGTCATTATTACTCAGGTGATTCTGAGAAAAGGATTTTCCAGTGGTCTGATCGTTTTAGAAGAGCTGGAATGGCACCTGTATGCGCTGGGGGTGATGTTTGGTCTGTCATACGCCCAGACAACTAACTCGCATATCCGTGTCGACCTGTTTTATTCATCATTCAGAGCAAAAACCAAACACGTGATCGAGATATTAGGCATCCTGCTGTTAGTGTTGCCTTTTATCTCCGTTATTTTTATCCACAGCCTCGATTTTGTTGCTGAATCCTACCGTATCAATGAGCACTCCGAGTCCCCTTCAGGCCTGCCTTACCGCTGGCTGGTTAAGAGTGCGATACCCGCCAGTATGCTGCTGCTGGGTGTAGCGGTGCTGTCACGTCTTTACCGGGACACTGTTTTATTGTTTAAAGGGGACAACGCGTAA
- a CDS encoding TRAP transporter large permease subunit, whose translation MEINEILVIAMFLSFIALLFTGIPVAWVLGGVGVAFALIGYLADTYFDTITGLDFLTLGLVVNRLWKIMDNWILVALPMFIFMGIMLDKSGVAERLMNSMQELFGRVRGGLAITVTAIGIILAASTGIIGASVVLLAVMSLPSMTKQGYSMPLALGTIASAGTLGILIPPSIMLVIMADQLGLSVGDLFMGAVFPGLMLGGMYILYILIVGKLKPDAAPIPADTKPVTLQTVISVLKAVLPTLLLIFVVLGSIFGGFATPTEASGVGAFGATLLALYNRKFNFRVLKEVMQGTYNTTAYIFAIFIGATCFALVLRELGGDELIESFLTGLPFGPYGIIFFILGVIFLLGFFLDWIEITLIILPLLAPVISALGLDIDGYGVVDNPELVWFVMLVAMALQTSFLTPPVGFALFYLKGVCPPSVKLSDIYKGVMPFIMLQLIGLLILVFFPQLILWLPAAAYG comes from the coding sequence ATGGAAATTAATGAAATTCTGGTTATTGCGATGTTCCTGTCGTTCATTGCACTGCTGTTTACCGGTATTCCGGTCGCCTGGGTTCTGGGGGGCGTCGGGGTCGCTTTTGCCCTGATCGGTTATCTGGCTGATACCTATTTCGATACCATAACCGGTCTGGACTTTCTTACACTGGGTCTGGTGGTTAACCGCCTGTGGAAGATAATGGACAACTGGATTCTGGTTGCCCTGCCGATGTTTATCTTTATGGGGATTATGCTGGATAAGTCAGGCGTTGCAGAACGGTTGATGAACTCCATGCAGGAGCTGTTCGGTCGGGTACGCGGTGGTCTTGCGATCACGGTAACCGCCATCGGTATTATTCTGGCAGCCTCTACCGGCATTATCGGCGCATCAGTAGTACTGCTGGCGGTGATGTCGCTGCCTTCCATGACAAAACAGGGCTACTCAATGCCACTGGCACTGGGCACCATCGCCAGCGCCGGTACCCTGGGTATTCTGATCCCGCCAAGTATCATGCTGGTCATCATGGCCGATCAGTTGGGTCTGTCGGTTGGCGACCTGTTTATGGGGGCGGTATTCCCGGGACTGATGCTGGGGGGGATGTACATCCTCTATATTCTTATTGTCGGTAAGCTCAAGCCCGACGCTGCACCTATTCCAGCGGATACCAAGCCGGTCACACTGCAGACGGTTATTTCAGTGCTTAAAGCGGTGTTGCCTACCCTGCTGCTGATCTTTGTAGTGCTGGGTTCCATTTTTGGTGGTTTCGCCACGCCGACAGAAGCCTCAGGCGTAGGCGCATTCGGTGCAACACTGCTGGCCCTCTATAACCGAAAGTTCAACTTCCGGGTGCTTAAAGAGGTGATGCAGGGCACTTACAACACCACTGCCTATATCTTCGCTATCTTTATCGGAGCCACCTGTTTTGCACTGGTGTTGCGTGAACTGGGGGGCGATGAACTGATTGAATCGTTCCTCACCGGTCTTCCGTTTGGCCCTTACGGAATTATTTTCTTTATTCTGGGGGTCATCTTCCTGCTCGGTTTCTTCCTTGACTGGATTGAGATTACGCTGATTATTCTGCCGTTGCTGGCGCCGGTTATCTCGGCACTGGGGCTGGATATTGATGGTTATGGGGTGGTGGATAATCCGGAGCTGGTGTGGTTTGTGATGCTCGTTGCCATGGCATTACAGACCTCATTCCTGACACCGCCGGTGGGCTTTGCCCTGTTCTATCTCAAAGGGGTTTGTCCACCGAGTGTTAAACTGAGTGATATTTATAAAGGTGTTATGCCGTTTATCATGTTGCAGCTTATCGGCCTGTTGATTCTGGTGTTCTTTCCTCAGCTGATTCTCTGGCTGCCTGCTGCAGCCTATGGCTAA